From a single Vanacampus margaritifer isolate UIUO_Vmar chromosome 15, RoL_Vmar_1.0, whole genome shotgun sequence genomic region:
- the nrcama gene encoding neuronal cell adhesion molecule a isoform X5 → MDFTVVHLNVGENTMRSLGSGAVLLLVILLSHVTSALEVPLDPKVLEGLPQPPTITLQSPKDYIFDPRENIVIHCEAKGKPHPNFSWTRNGSHFDVEQDSKVLMKPGSGTLVIDISGEKAEAYEGTYQCTAHNDHGTALSNNIVIRQSRSPLWSKERLEAITVQMGVSLVLQCRPPAGLPPPVIFWMDNIFQRLPLDNRVSQALNGDLYFSNVLPEDNRNDYICYARFPYTQTIQQKQPISVTVLETNPTGERRPGFMTPLGATSTKMVLRGETLELECIAEGLPTPEMSWQKDGGELPTSRVSFLNYKKTLKVLDVSEADAGDYACTATNRLGTAHHAIKVTVKAAPFWISAPRNLILAPNETGILNCRVSGDPKPDISWFVNGVSIENAPEDPTRKVDADTVILTRVQSGSSAVYQCNASNEFGYLIANAFVSVLAEPPRVLTPPNQVYQVITNSPALLHCATFGSPIPTITWYKDGQISIKSEDPYVIHENGTLEINVAQSQNSGKYTCIASNSLGIKENHVFLQVKEPTRILKQPEYKVVQRGMSAVFECKVKHDPSLVPTMTWLKNNGELPDDERFEVDTDSLVIKDVTDEDEGTYTCIMNTTLDRDFASATLTVVEATPTPAIVYEKPDPPADLELTDQTERSVQLTWIPGDEHNSPTQKFLIQYEDLLHQPGMWVNMTEVAGTSTTAQLELSPYVYYSFRVLAKNQVGYSQPSLPSRQYRTNPSAPDENPSDVRGEGKEPGNLVISWTSLTGFQSNGPGLEYKVLWRQKDVDQDWSSKTVANASHFVVSGVPVYVPYEIKVQALNDYGNGPEAAVVVGYSGEDVPLSAPDGVMVTVHNSTMAQVHWEPVSSNSVRGKLKGYKVYYRRERGLHATEEEVAQESQDQILTFSGNRTEGHLLGLQPYSLYNIFIRVLNSKGEGPQSQDKQFETPEGVPGPPSFLNALNPNLDSLTLEWGPPLNKNGRLIGYTLKYQPVVNSTEVGPVTVLDFLVNETTVTLDNLNSSVLYKFYLSAKTIKGAGANFTKEASTVMETTHTRTAVETGKGPTEPPPHPTFPVTQSALPPLHKAPSLAPVFGIVNTSVSEECAVITWEYFGHHKNIYVEYTVENSKEDWKKESVNGSHSHILKGLKPGTSYRVRVVARDPAGPTLHTTNEEVVTVPAVPSRHVDIATQGWFIGLMCAIALLILVLLIVCFIKRNKGGKYPVKEKEEAHQDPEIQPMKEDDGTFGEYSDTEDHKPLKGSRTPSNGTVRRDESDDSLVDYGEGGDGQFNEDGSFIGQYSGKKEKDTHEGNESSEAPSPVNAMNSFV, encoded by the exons ATGGACTTCACCGTGGTCCACCTCAACGTGGGTGAGAACACGATGAGGTCTTTGGGCTCCGGAGCCGTTCTTCTTCTCGTGATCCTCTTGAGTCACGTGACGTCAGCGCTGGAAGTGCCCCTTGATC CTAAGGTCCTGGAAGGAT TGCCGCAGCCCCCCACTATTACGCTACAGTCCCCGAAGGATTACATCTTCGACCCGCGGGAGAACATCGTCATCCACTGTGAAGCCAAAGGGAAGCCGCACCCCAA CTTTTCTTGGACGAGGAATGGGAGCCATTTTGATGTGGAGCAAGACTCCAAAGTTCTTATGAAACCTGGTTCAGGAACTCTGGTCATTGACATCAGTGGGGAAAAGGCGGAAGCCTACGAGGGGACGTACCAGTGCACGGCCCACAACGATCACGGCACAGCGCTCTCCAACAACATCGTCATCAGACAGTCCA GGTCCCCCTTGTGGTCGAAAGAAAGACTTGAGGCCATCACGGTGCAGATGGGGGTCTCGCTGGTGCTGCAGTGCCGCCCCCCGGCAGGGCTGCCCCCTCCCGTCATATTTTGGATGGATAACA TCTTCCAGAGGTTGCCGCTGGACAATCGAGTGTCCCAAGCCCTGAACGGAGACTTGTACTTCTCCAATGTCCTCCCGGAGGACAACAGGAATGACTACATCTGCTATGCCCGCTTTCCATATACGCAAACCATCCAGCAGAAGCAGCCCATCTCCGTCACAGTGCTGGAGA CCAACCCAACAGGGGAGCGCCGCCCCGGGTTCATGACGCCTTTGGGTGCTACCAGCACCAAGATGGTCCTGCGAGGGGAGACCCTGGAGCTGGAATGCATCGCCGAAGGCTT GCCCACCCCGGAGATGTCTtggcagaaagatggcggcgagcTGCCGACCAGCAGGGTTTCCTTCCTCAACTACAAGAAAACACTTAAGGTTTTGGACGTGAGCGAAGCGGATGCTGGCGACTACGCCTGCACGGCGACCAATCGCCTGGGAACCGCACATCACGCCATCAAAGTCACCGTTAAAG CTGCTCCATTCTGGATCAGCGCTCCCAGGAACCTGATCCTCGCCCCAAATGAGACCGGCATCCTGAATTGCAGAGTCAGCGGAGACCCGAAGCCGGATATTAGTTGGTTTGTCAATGGAGTCTCAATAGAAA ACGCTCCCGAGGACCCCACGCGCAAGGTGGATGCCGATACGGTAATTCTTACCCGTGTCCAGTCCGGGTCCAGTGCGGTTTACCAGTGCAACGCGTCCAATGAATTTGGCTACCTGATCGCCAACGCCTTCGTCAGTGTGCTCG CCGAGCCCCCGAGGGTGCTTACTCCTCCCAACCAAGTGTACCAGGTCATCACCAATAGCCCGGCTTTACTACATTGTGCCACTTTCGGCTCACCGATCCCGACCATCACGTG GTACAAGGATGGTCAGATCAGCATCAAGAGCGAAGACCCCTACGTGATCCACGAGAACGGCACCCTGGAGATCAACGTGGCCCAGTCGCAAAACAGCGGCAAGTACACGTGCATCGCCAGCAACAGCCTGGGCATCAAAGAGAACCACgttttcctccaagtcaaagaGCCCACGCGCATCCTCAAGCAGCCGGAGTACAAAGTGGTGCAACGGGGCATGAGCGCCGTCTTCGAGTGCAAAGTCAAACACGACCCGTCTCTCGTCCCCACCATGACCTGGCTCAAAAACAACGGCGAGCTGCCCGACGACGAGAG GTTCGAGGTGGATACCGACAGTTTGGTCATCAAAGACGTGACGGATGAAGACGAGGGCACTTACACGTGCATCATGAACACAACCCTGGACCGGGATTTCGCCAGCGCCACGCTTACCGTCGTCG AGGCTACTCCCACTCCAGCTATTGTCTACG AGAAACCGGACCCGCCCGCTGATCTGGAACTCACTGACCAAACTGAACGGAGCGTTCAGCTCACCTGGATCCCTGGAGATGAACACAACAGTCCCACACAAA AGTTTTTGATCCAGTATGAGGATTTGCTGCACCAGCCCGGCATGTGGGTCAACATGACAGAAGTGGCTGGTACGAGCACCACGGCGCAACTGGAGCTCTCGCCGTACGTCTACTACTCCTTCCGGGTTCTGGCCAAGAATCAGGTGGGCTACAGCCAACCCAGCCTGCCGTCGCGCCAGTACAGAACCAACCCGTCAG CCCCTGATGAGAATCCGTCAGATGTCCGGGGAGAAGGAAAAGAACCTGGCAACCTGGTCATCTCCTGGACT TCGCTAACAGGATTCCAGTCAAATGGGCCCGGGCTGGAGTACAAGGTGCTGTGGAGACAAAAGGACGTGGATCAAGATTGGTCCTCCAAGACGGTGGCCAACGCGTCCCATTTTGTCGTGTCCGGGGTTCCCGTCTACGTTCCCTACGAGATCAAAGTTCAAGCGCTGAACGATTACGGCAACGGGCCGGAGGCCGCCGTCGTCGTCGGATACTCCGGGGAAGACG TGCCTTTGTCCGCCCCCGATGGCGTGATGGTGACGGTTCACAACAGCACGATGGCACAAGTGCACTGGGAGCCGGTGTCCTCCAACTCGGTCCGTGGGAAACTAAAGGGCTACAAG GTGTACTACCGTCGCGAGCGAGGCTTGCATGCGACCGAGGAGGAAGTGGCTCAAGAGTCGCAAGATCAGATTCTGACCTTCAGCGGGAACCGGACCGAGGGACACCTGCTGGGCCTGCAACCCTACAGCCTGTACAACATCTTCATCAGGGTTCTGAATAGCAAAGGAGAAGGTCCTCAGAGTCAGGATAAGCAATTTGAGACACCTGAGGGAG TTCCAGGACCGCCTTCTTTTCTAAACGCCCTGAATCCCAATTTGGACTCGCTCACTCTGGAATGGGGCCCACCACTGAACAAAAATGGACGTCTCATTGGATACACGCTTAAATACCAGCCAG TCGTGAATAGCACCGAAGTGGGGCCCGTCACCGTCCTGGATTTTCTGGTCAACGAGACCACCGTGACGCTGGACAACCTGAATTCCAGCGTCCTCTACAAGTTCTACCTGAGTGCAAAGACCATCAAAGGCGCCGGCGCCAATTTCACCAAAGAGGCCTCCACCGTCATGGAAACGA CTCATACTCGTACCGCTGTCGAGACGGGCAAAG GCCCCACTGAGCCCCCTCCTCACCCAACCTTCCCCGTCACTCAGTCTGCACTCCCCCCGCTTCACAAGG CGCCCTCTTTAGCTCCTGTGTTTGGCATAGTGAACACATCAGTTTCGGAGGAGTGCGCAGTGATCACTTGGGAATACTTTGGACACCATAAGAACATTTATGTGGAATACACGGTAGAAAACA GTAAAGAGGACTGGAAAAAGGAGTCTGTAAACGGCTCTCACTCGCATATTTTAAAAGGGTTAAAGCCGGGGACGTCCTATAGGGTGCGCGTGGTAGCTCGAGACCCGGCCGGGCCGACGCTCCACACCACAAATGAAGAAGTGGTTACAGTGCCAG CCGTGCCCAGTCGACATGTGGACATCGCCACGCAAGGCTGGTTCATCGGGCTCATGTGCGCAATCGCTCTGCTCATCCTGGTGCTCCTCATCGTCTGCTTCATCAAGAGGAACAAGGGCGGCAAATATCCAG TGAAAGAGAAAGAAGAAGCCCACCAAGACCCAGAAATCCAGCCCATGAAGGAGGACGATGGCACATTTGGAGAATACAG tGACACAGAAGACCACAAGCCGCTGAAGGGCAGCCGGACGCCGTCCAACGGCACGGTGCGGCGCGACGAGAGCGACGACAGCCTGGTGGACTACGGCGAGGGCGGGGACGGCCAGTTCAACGAGGACGGCTCCTTCATCGGCCAGTACAGCGGCAAGAAGGAGAAGGACACGCACGAGGGCAACGAGAGCTCCGAGGCCCCGTCGCCCGTCAACGCCATGAACTCTTTTGTCTAA
- the nrcama gene encoding neuronal cell adhesion molecule a isoform X7 — protein sequence MDFTVVHLNVGENTMRSLGSGAVLLLVILLSHVTSALEVPLDLPQPPTITLQSPKDYIFDPRENIVIHCEAKGKPHPNFSWTRNGSHFDVEQDSKVLMKPGSGTLVIDISGEKAEAYEGTYQCTAHNDHGTALSNNIVIRQSRSPLWSKERLEAITVQMGVSLVLQCRPPAGLPPPVIFWMDNIFQRLPLDNRVSQALNGDLYFSNVLPEDNRNDYICYARFPYTQTIQQKQPISVTVLEMDTMNETSLYNITNFSANPTGERRPGFMTPLGATSTKMVLRGETLELECIAEGLPTPEMSWQKDGGELPTSRVSFLNYKKTLKVLDVSEADAGDYACTATNRLGTAHHAIKVTVKAAPFWISAPRNLILAPNETGILNCRVSGDPKPDISWFVNGVSIENAPEDPTRKVDADTVILTRVQSGSSAVYQCNASNEFGYLIANAFVSVLAEPPRVLTPPNQVYQVITNSPALLHCATFGSPIPTITWYKDGQISIKSEDPYVIHENGTLEINVAQSQNSGKYTCIASNSLGIKENHVFLQVKEPTRILKQPEYKVVQRGMSAVFECKVKHDPSLVPTMTWLKNNGELPDDERFEVDTDSLVIKDVTDEDEGTYTCIMNTTLDRDFASATLTVVEATPTPAIVYEKPDPPADLELTDQTERSVQLTWIPGDEHNSPTQKFLIQYEDLLHQPGMWVNMTEVAGTSTTAQLELSPYVYYSFRVLAKNQVGYSQPSLPSRQYRTNPSAPDENPSDVRGEGKEPGNLVISWTSLTGFQSNGPGLEYKVLWRQKDVDQDWSSKTVANASHFVVSGVPVYVPYEIKVQALNDYGNGPEAAVVVGYSGEDVPLSAPDGVMVTVHNSTMAQVHWEPVSSNSVRGKLKGYKVYYRRERGLHATEEEVAQESQDQILTFSGNRTEGHLLGLQPYSLYNIFIRVLNSKGEGPQSQDKQFETPEGVPGPPSFLNALNPNLDSLTLEWGPPLNKNGRLIGYTLKYQPVVNSTEVGPVTVLDFLVNETTVTLDNLNSSVLYKFYLSAKTIKGAGANFTKEASTVMETTPSLAPVFGIVNTSVSEECAVITWEYFGHHKNIYVEYTVENSKEDWKKESVNGSHSHILKGLKPGTSYRVRVVARDPAGPTLHTTNEEVVTVPAVPSRHVDIATQGWFIGLMCAIALLILVLLIVCFIKRNKGGKYPVKEKEEAHQDPEIQPMKEDDGTFGEYSDTEDHKPLKGSRTPSNGTVRRDESDDSLVDYGEGGDGQFNEDGSFIGQYSGKKEKDTHEGNESSEAPSPVNAMNSFV from the exons ATGGACTTCACCGTGGTCCACCTCAACGTGGGTGAGAACACGATGAGGTCTTTGGGCTCCGGAGCCGTTCTTCTTCTCGTGATCCTCTTGAGTCACGTGACGTCAGCGCTGGAAGTGCCCCTTGATC TGCCGCAGCCCCCCACTATTACGCTACAGTCCCCGAAGGATTACATCTTCGACCCGCGGGAGAACATCGTCATCCACTGTGAAGCCAAAGGGAAGCCGCACCCCAA CTTTTCTTGGACGAGGAATGGGAGCCATTTTGATGTGGAGCAAGACTCCAAAGTTCTTATGAAACCTGGTTCAGGAACTCTGGTCATTGACATCAGTGGGGAAAAGGCGGAAGCCTACGAGGGGACGTACCAGTGCACGGCCCACAACGATCACGGCACAGCGCTCTCCAACAACATCGTCATCAGACAGTCCA GGTCCCCCTTGTGGTCGAAAGAAAGACTTGAGGCCATCACGGTGCAGATGGGGGTCTCGCTGGTGCTGCAGTGCCGCCCCCCGGCAGGGCTGCCCCCTCCCGTCATATTTTGGATGGATAACA TCTTCCAGAGGTTGCCGCTGGACAATCGAGTGTCCCAAGCCCTGAACGGAGACTTGTACTTCTCCAATGTCCTCCCGGAGGACAACAGGAATGACTACATCTGCTATGCCCGCTTTCCATATACGCAAACCATCCAGCAGAAGCAGCCCATCTCCGTCACAGTGCTGGAGA TGGATACAATGAATGAGACCTCTTTATACAATATCACTAACTTTAGTG CCAACCCAACAGGGGAGCGCCGCCCCGGGTTCATGACGCCTTTGGGTGCTACCAGCACCAAGATGGTCCTGCGAGGGGAGACCCTGGAGCTGGAATGCATCGCCGAAGGCTT GCCCACCCCGGAGATGTCTtggcagaaagatggcggcgagcTGCCGACCAGCAGGGTTTCCTTCCTCAACTACAAGAAAACACTTAAGGTTTTGGACGTGAGCGAAGCGGATGCTGGCGACTACGCCTGCACGGCGACCAATCGCCTGGGAACCGCACATCACGCCATCAAAGTCACCGTTAAAG CTGCTCCATTCTGGATCAGCGCTCCCAGGAACCTGATCCTCGCCCCAAATGAGACCGGCATCCTGAATTGCAGAGTCAGCGGAGACCCGAAGCCGGATATTAGTTGGTTTGTCAATGGAGTCTCAATAGAAA ACGCTCCCGAGGACCCCACGCGCAAGGTGGATGCCGATACGGTAATTCTTACCCGTGTCCAGTCCGGGTCCAGTGCGGTTTACCAGTGCAACGCGTCCAATGAATTTGGCTACCTGATCGCCAACGCCTTCGTCAGTGTGCTCG CCGAGCCCCCGAGGGTGCTTACTCCTCCCAACCAAGTGTACCAGGTCATCACCAATAGCCCGGCTTTACTACATTGTGCCACTTTCGGCTCACCGATCCCGACCATCACGTG GTACAAGGATGGTCAGATCAGCATCAAGAGCGAAGACCCCTACGTGATCCACGAGAACGGCACCCTGGAGATCAACGTGGCCCAGTCGCAAAACAGCGGCAAGTACACGTGCATCGCCAGCAACAGCCTGGGCATCAAAGAGAACCACgttttcctccaagtcaaagaGCCCACGCGCATCCTCAAGCAGCCGGAGTACAAAGTGGTGCAACGGGGCATGAGCGCCGTCTTCGAGTGCAAAGTCAAACACGACCCGTCTCTCGTCCCCACCATGACCTGGCTCAAAAACAACGGCGAGCTGCCCGACGACGAGAG GTTCGAGGTGGATACCGACAGTTTGGTCATCAAAGACGTGACGGATGAAGACGAGGGCACTTACACGTGCATCATGAACACAACCCTGGACCGGGATTTCGCCAGCGCCACGCTTACCGTCGTCG AGGCTACTCCCACTCCAGCTATTGTCTACG AGAAACCGGACCCGCCCGCTGATCTGGAACTCACTGACCAAACTGAACGGAGCGTTCAGCTCACCTGGATCCCTGGAGATGAACACAACAGTCCCACACAAA AGTTTTTGATCCAGTATGAGGATTTGCTGCACCAGCCCGGCATGTGGGTCAACATGACAGAAGTGGCTGGTACGAGCACCACGGCGCAACTGGAGCTCTCGCCGTACGTCTACTACTCCTTCCGGGTTCTGGCCAAGAATCAGGTGGGCTACAGCCAACCCAGCCTGCCGTCGCGCCAGTACAGAACCAACCCGTCAG CCCCTGATGAGAATCCGTCAGATGTCCGGGGAGAAGGAAAAGAACCTGGCAACCTGGTCATCTCCTGGACT TCGCTAACAGGATTCCAGTCAAATGGGCCCGGGCTGGAGTACAAGGTGCTGTGGAGACAAAAGGACGTGGATCAAGATTGGTCCTCCAAGACGGTGGCCAACGCGTCCCATTTTGTCGTGTCCGGGGTTCCCGTCTACGTTCCCTACGAGATCAAAGTTCAAGCGCTGAACGATTACGGCAACGGGCCGGAGGCCGCCGTCGTCGTCGGATACTCCGGGGAAGACG TGCCTTTGTCCGCCCCCGATGGCGTGATGGTGACGGTTCACAACAGCACGATGGCACAAGTGCACTGGGAGCCGGTGTCCTCCAACTCGGTCCGTGGGAAACTAAAGGGCTACAAG GTGTACTACCGTCGCGAGCGAGGCTTGCATGCGACCGAGGAGGAAGTGGCTCAAGAGTCGCAAGATCAGATTCTGACCTTCAGCGGGAACCGGACCGAGGGACACCTGCTGGGCCTGCAACCCTACAGCCTGTACAACATCTTCATCAGGGTTCTGAATAGCAAAGGAGAAGGTCCTCAGAGTCAGGATAAGCAATTTGAGACACCTGAGGGAG TTCCAGGACCGCCTTCTTTTCTAAACGCCCTGAATCCCAATTTGGACTCGCTCACTCTGGAATGGGGCCCACCACTGAACAAAAATGGACGTCTCATTGGATACACGCTTAAATACCAGCCAG TCGTGAATAGCACCGAAGTGGGGCCCGTCACCGTCCTGGATTTTCTGGTCAACGAGACCACCGTGACGCTGGACAACCTGAATTCCAGCGTCCTCTACAAGTTCTACCTGAGTGCAAAGACCATCAAAGGCGCCGGCGCCAATTTCACCAAAGAGGCCTCCACCGTCATGGAAACGA CGCCCTCTTTAGCTCCTGTGTTTGGCATAGTGAACACATCAGTTTCGGAGGAGTGCGCAGTGATCACTTGGGAATACTTTGGACACCATAAGAACATTTATGTGGAATACACGGTAGAAAACA GTAAAGAGGACTGGAAAAAGGAGTCTGTAAACGGCTCTCACTCGCATATTTTAAAAGGGTTAAAGCCGGGGACGTCCTATAGGGTGCGCGTGGTAGCTCGAGACCCGGCCGGGCCGACGCTCCACACCACAAATGAAGAAGTGGTTACAGTGCCAG CCGTGCCCAGTCGACATGTGGACATCGCCACGCAAGGCTGGTTCATCGGGCTCATGTGCGCAATCGCTCTGCTCATCCTGGTGCTCCTCATCGTCTGCTTCATCAAGAGGAACAAGGGCGGCAAATATCCAG TGAAAGAGAAAGAAGAAGCCCACCAAGACCCAGAAATCCAGCCCATGAAGGAGGACGATGGCACATTTGGAGAATACAG tGACACAGAAGACCACAAGCCGCTGAAGGGCAGCCGGACGCCGTCCAACGGCACGGTGCGGCGCGACGAGAGCGACGACAGCCTGGTGGACTACGGCGAGGGCGGGGACGGCCAGTTCAACGAGGACGGCTCCTTCATCGGCCAGTACAGCGGCAAGAAGGAGAAGGACACGCACGAGGGCAACGAGAGCTCCGAGGCCCCGTCGCCCGTCAACGCCATGAACTCTTTTGTCTAA